The Stutzerimonas stutzeri RCH2 genomic interval ATGCAGGGTTACCACCACGGTCTTGCCGTCCTGGCGGTTGATGTCGGCGAGGATTTCCATGACCTTGCGCGCCGACTCCGGGTCGAGCGAGGCGATCGGCTCGTCGGCGAGGATCACCTCGGCCTGCTGGGTCAGCGCACGGGCGATCGCCACCCGCTGCTGCTGGCCGCCGGAGAGCGTCGAGGCGCGCTGCGCGGCGCGCTCGGCCAGGCCAACGCGCTCCAGTGCGGCCATGGCCTGACGCTTCTGTTCGTCACTGAACATGCCCAGCGATCCGCGCCAGCGCGGCATGCGGCCGAGAAAGCCGAGCAGGACGTTGTCCAGCACGCTGAGCCGGGTGACCAGGTTGAACTGCTGGAAGATGTAGCCGATGTCGGCGCGCAGGCGGCGTACTTCGCCATGCAGACGGCCGGTGGCCTGCACCTCGCGGCCGAGCACCTCGATACGCCCGCCGGCTGAGCTGTCACAGCAGGCCAGTCCGGCCAGATGGCGCAACAGCGTGGACTTGCCGGAACCGGACGCGCCGATCAGCGCCACCATTTCACCGGGCTGTACCGCCAGGCCCAGGTCGAACAGCGCCTGCTTGCCGGCGAAGGTCTTGTTCAGTCGCTCGACTCGAATAGCCGCATTCATCGTCTTGCCCTCTCGTCTGCGCGGCCGGGGAGGTCGGCCAACTTGTCTAGACGAGAAGGTAGCCAGGCTCTGTTGCAGTCCGACTAAGCGTCGATGAACCTGCGATGACCGTTCGGTGAAGCTTCGATGGTCAGCGCAGCGGCGGCCGCTTGGCGCGCGATCAGCGCACGCGGCGCTTTGCCTCGGCGAGCCGGCGCCCTAAGCTGAACGCCGTTACAGCGCCCGCGTGCCGCGTCGCCTACACGACGCCGGCATTTCAGAGAAAGAGGAAGAGCATGAAACAGAAGATCGTATTCATCACCGGCGCCACCTCCGGCTTCGGCCGTGCCACCGCTCGCCGCTTCGCCGAGGCCGGCTGGGCGCTGGTCCTCACCGGGCGGCGCAGCGAGCGCCTGGAAGAGCTGCAAAGCGAGCTGTCGGCGAAGGTGCCGGTGCACATCGCCACCCTCGACGTGCGCCATGCCGGCGCGGTGAAGGAGGTGGTCGAGCAGCTGCCCGCCGAGTTCAGCCAGATCGATTGCCTGGTCAACAACGCCGGCCTGGCGTTGGCGCCACAGCCGGCGCAGCAGGTCGATCTGACCGACTGGCACACCATGATCGACACCAACATCACCGGCCTGGTCAACGTCACCCATGCCTTGCTGCCGACGCTGATCGCCACCGGCAAGGGTGCCAGCATCGTCAACATCGGCTCGGTGGCCGGCCACTGGCCGTATCCGGGTGGCCACGTCTACGGCGCGACCAAGGCTTTCGTCGAGCAGTTCGGCTATAACCTGCGCTGCGACCTGCTCGGCACCGGCGTGCGCGTCACCGACATCGCCCCGGGCATGGCCGAGACCGAGTTCACCCTGGTCCGCACCAAGGGCGATCAGGCCGCCAGCGACAAGCTCTACCGCGGCACTACCCCGCTGACCGCCGAGGACATCGCCGAGCAGATCTTCTACGTCGCCACCTTGCCGGACCACATCAACATCAACCGCCTGGAAGTGATGCCGACGCGTCAGGCCTGGTCGCCGTTCAACATCGATCGCGACAAGTAATCGGCTCCAATAAGCGTGGCGTGCAACGCGCCGCGCCTGCTGCATCCCCAGCAAACCGGCCGTCCAGACATATCGTTAACCCAAACGTAACGATTGCGTCCGCTGCTTGATTGATGACCCTTCGGTCACATCCCTACTGTGCGCTCCACAAGCGGAAAAACTGTGGAGTCGCCATGACAACAACAATCTCCCCACCGCCGCAGTGGTCGCGTCGTCGCGCTGAAAAAGCCCGTCGTCTCGACCAGGTGCGCAGCCTCGCCGATGGCGTGGTGCTGCCCAGCGAGCGGATCGTCGAGGCCCTGGAACTGCTGATCGCCCCCGGTGATCGCGTGGTCCTCGAGGGCAACAACCAGAAGCAGGCGGACTTTCTCTCCCGCTCCCTCGCCAAGGTCGACCCCGGCAAGCTGCATGACCTGCACATGATCATGCCGAGCGTCAGCCGCGCCGAGCATCTGGATCTGTTCGAGCGGCAGATCGCACGCAAGCTCGACTTTTCCTTCGCCGGTCCGCAGAGCCTGCGCATCAGCCAGCTGCTCGAAGACGGGCTGCTGGAAGTCGGCGCCATCCACACCTACATCGAACTCTATTCGCGCCTCTTGGTGGACCTGATCCCCAACGTCGCGCTGGTGGCCGGCTTCCAGGCCGACCGCCACGGCAACATCTACACCGGCCCCAGCACTGAGGACACACCGGCGCTGGTCGAGCCGACCGCATTCAGCGATGGCATCGTGATCTTTCAGGTCAACGAGATCGTCGACGAGCTGCCGCGCGTGGACATCCCGGCCAGCTGGGTGGATTTCGTCGTCGTCGCCGACAAGCCGTTCTACATCGAGCCGCTGTTCACCCGCGACCCGCGCCACATCAAACCCGTGCACGTGCTGATGGCGATGATGGCGATCCGCGGCATCTACGAAAAACACAACGTGCAGTCGCTCAACCACGGTATCGGCTTCAACACCGCCGCCATCGAGCTGATCCTGCCGACCTACGGCGAGTCGCTGGGCCTGAAAGGCAAGATCTGCCGCAACTGGACGCTCAACCCACACCCGACGCTGATCCCGGCGATCGAGACCGGCTGGGTCGAAAGCGTGCACTGCTTCGGCACCGAGCTGGGCATGGAGAACTACATCGCCCAGCGCCCGGACGTGTTCTTCACCGGTCGCGATGGCTCGATGCGCTCCAACCGCATGATGTGCCAGCTGGCCGGGCAATACGCCGTGGACCTGTTTATCGGCGCCACGCTGCAAGTGGATGGCGACGGGCATTCCTCCACCGTGACCCGCGGCCGCCTGGCCGGCTTCGGCGGGGCGCCGAACATGGGCCACGACCCACGCGGTCGCCGCCATCCCACGCCGGCCTGGCTGGACATGGCCATGCCCGGAGGCGAGGCCCCGGTGACCATGCTCGAGCGCGGCAAGAAGCTCGTGGTGCAGATGGTCGAGACCTTCCAGGAAGGCGGCAAACCCACCTTCGTCGAACAGCTCGACGCGGTGGAGGTGGCGAAGAAGAGCGGCATGCCGCTGGCGCCGATCATGATCTACGGCGACGACGTCACCCACCTGCTCACCGAGGAAGGCATCGCCTACCTGTACAAGGCGCGCTCGCTGGAAGAGCGCCAGGCGATGATCGCCGCGGTGGCCGGCGTTACCAGCATCGGCCTGCGGCACAACCCGAAGGACACCGAGCGCATGCGCCGCGAAGGGCTGATCGCGCTGCCGGAAGACCTTGGCATCCGCCGCAATGACGCGTCTCGTGAATTGCTTGCCGCCAAGAGCATCGCCGAGCTGGTCGACTGGTCCGGCGGCCTCTACAACCCGCCTGCCAAGTTCAGGAGCTGGTGATGAGCGCACTCATTGCAAGACAGGCGCAGCCGACACTGGCCGAGCGCCTGGCAGACCTGGCGGTGCAGGCGCTGATCGACGAGGCCGACCTGTCGCCCAAGCCGGGGCTGGTCGACCGGCGTGGCAATGGCGCGCACAGCGATCTGCATCTGGGGCTGATGCACGCTTCGGCGCATGCGCTGTGGCCGGCGTTCAAGGCGATGGCCGAAGCGGCGCAGGAAGTTGGCGAAGTCGGCCAGCCCTTGCGCGAAACCCTCGGCCAGCTCGGCCGCGACGGCGAAGCCGACATGCTCCGCGTGACGGGTGGCGTAAATACCCATCGAGGGGCGATCTGGGCGCTGGGGCTGCTCAGTGCGGCGGCGGCGCTGCAAGCCGACGCGCCTGACTCCCGAGGCGTTGCGGCAACGGCCGCGGCACTGGCCCGTTTGAGCGACCCGGCCGCGCCGGTTACTTCCGACAGCCACGGCGCGCGGGTCTGCCGTCGCTACGGCGTACTCGGCGCGCGCGAACAGGCCCAATACGGCTTTCCCGCGGTCATCGAGCACGGTTTGCCGCAGCTCCTGGCCAGTCGCCGTGCCGGTGCCGGCGAGCAGAACGCCAGGCTCGATGCACTGCTGGCGATCATGAGCAGCCTGACCGACACCTGCGTGCTGCACCGCGCCGGCCTCGAAGGGCTGACCCGCATGCAGGCCGGTGCCCGCGCCGTGCTCGAAGCCGGTGGCGCGGCGAGTCTCGCCGGTCGCCGCCAGCTGCGCCTGCTCGACCGCGACATGCTCGCCCTCAACGCCTCGCCGGGCGGCGCCGCCGACCTCCTGGCCGCCACCCTTTTCCTCGACTGCCTGGCGCCGCATGCGCCGGCGCCGACTGGGAGCAACTGAACATGGAAACCCTGTCTTTCGAATTCGCCGCCGGGCAACCCGCCCGCGGCAAGGCCCTGGTCGGCGTGGTCGGCTCGGGCGATCTGGAAGTGCTGCTGGAACCCGGCCAGGCCGGCAAGCTGGCGATCCAGGTGGTCACCTCGGTCAATGGCGCCGAGCAGCGCTGGAAGAATCTGTTCGAGCGGATGTTCCGCGAGCAGAACCTGCCGGCACTGAACATCGATATTCACGATTTTGGGGCCACACCGGGCGTCGTGCGTCTGCGCCTGGAGCAGGGACTGGAGGAGGTCGGCCATGACTGATGTGTCCGCTAACACCGTGGCCCGTTTACTCGAGTCACGCAGCTTCGTCGAACTCGGCGCCCGCCAGCGCGCCCGCGCGCTGCTGGATGACGGCAGCTTCCGCGAACTGCTCGATCCGTTCGATCGCGTCACCTCGCCCTGGCTGCCGAAGCAGGGCATCGTCACCCAGGCCGACGACGGCGTGGTGGTCGCCAAGGGCACCATTGACGGCCAGCCAGCGGTGATCGCCGCCATCGAAGGCGCCTTCCAGGGCGGCAGCATGGGCGAGGTCGGCGGCGCGAAGATCGCCGGCGCGCTGGAACTGGCGGTCGAAGACAACCGCAAGGGCATCCCGACCCGCGCCGTGCTGTTGCTGGAAACCGGCGGCGTGCGGTTGCAGGAAGCCAACCTCGGCCTGGCCGCCATCGCCGAGATCCAGGCGACCATCGTCGAGCTGCGCGACTACCAGCCGGTGATCGGCGTGGTCGCCGGTTCCGTCGGCTGCTTCGGCGGCATGTCCATCGCCGCCGGGCTGTGCAGCTACCTGGTCGTTACCCGTGAGGCCCGCGTCGGCCTCAATGGCCCGCAGGTGATCGAGCAGGAAGCCGGGCTCGACGAATACGACTCGCGCGATCGTCCTTTCATCTGGAGCCTGACCGGTGGCGAGCAGCGCTACGCCTCGGGTCTGGTGGACGCCTATGTCGCCGATGACACCGATGCCATCCGCGCGCAGCTGCATGAGCTGTTCGCCCTCGGCAAGCCGCTGCAGCCACGCAGCCGCCGCCACGCCTGGTTCCTCCAGCGTCTGGCCGATGTCGATACCCGCACGCAGCTCGATGCTTCCGCCGTGCGTGCCCTCTACGAAGGAGATGCCCAATGAGCCGTGGATTGAACTGGTTGCAAGCCCTGGCCGGCGGTCAGGCGCAGGCGGGCTACCCGGCCTCGGTGAAGGTGGTCGATGGCACGCTCGGTGATCGTACCGCCCGCTATATCGCCGTGGTGCCGGATGCCGAGAATCCCTTCCCGCGCGCGCGCAACGGCGAGGTCGGTCTGCTCGAAGGCTGGGCGCTGGGTAAGGCGCTGGATGAGGTGATCGAGGCGGACTGCGACAAGGCGGACAAGCGCGTGGTGGTCGCGATTGTCGACGTACCGAGCCAGGCCTATGGCCGTCGTGAAGAAGCGCTGGGCATTCATCAGGCGCTGGCCGGCGCGGTGGACGGTTATGCCCGTGCGCGGCTGGCCGGGCATCCGGTGATCGCGCTGCTGGTGGGCAAGGCCATGTCCGGCGCCTTTCTCGCTCATGGCTATCAGGCCCAGCGGATCATCGCCCTGCGCGATCCGGGCGTGATGGTGCACGCCATGGGCAAGGCCGCGGCGGCGCGCATCACCCTGCGCAGCGTCGAGGAGCTGGAAGCCCTGGCCGAATCGGTGCCACCGATGGCCTACGACATCGACAACTACGCGACCCTCGGCCTGCTCTGGGAAACCCTCTCGGTGGAGAACATCGAGCAGCCCGCGGCGGCCGACTTGCAGCGAGTGCGCGATTGCCTGGCCAAGGCCGTCGAGGACATCGGCAGCAGCAGCGACCTGCGCGGCCGCCTCGGTGCGCCGAACCGCGAGGCCTCGTCGCGGGTGCGCGAGCTGTTGCGCGCGCAGTGGTAGCGAACACCTGAAGCGGCGGTATCCGCCGAACCGATCAGCGACTCGACAACAACAATCACGAGGAGGCTGTAGATGCACGACACTCCGCGCCCCCACGACCTGCTCTGGGGCATGCCCTCCGAGCAGCTGCCGGCCGATGCCCCGGCCTGGGCGGTTGCCGTGCTCGCCGCCGGCCAGCCGGTGGTGGTGCGGCGTGCGCGTGTG includes:
- a CDS encoding triphosphoribosyl-dephospho-CoA synthase, with the translated sequence MSALIARQAQPTLAERLADLAVQALIDEADLSPKPGLVDRRGNGAHSDLHLGLMHASAHALWPAFKAMAEAAQEVGEVGQPLRETLGQLGRDGEADMLRVTGGVNTHRGAIWALGLLSAAAALQADAPDSRGVAATAAALARLSDPAAPVTSDSHGARVCRRYGVLGAREQAQYGFPAVIEHGLPQLLASRRAGAGEQNARLDALLAIMSSLTDTCVLHRAGLEGLTRMQAGARAVLEAGGAASLAGRRQLRLLDRDMLALNASPGGAADLLAATLFLDCLAPHAPAPTGSN
- a CDS encoding malonate decarboxylase subunit delta, giving the protein METLSFEFAAGQPARGKALVGVVGSGDLEVLLEPGQAGKLAIQVVTSVNGAEQRWKNLFERMFREQNLPALNIDIHDFGATPGVVRLRLEQGLEEVGHD
- the mdcA gene encoding malonate decarboxylase subunit alpha, producing the protein MTTTISPPPQWSRRRAEKARRLDQVRSLADGVVLPSERIVEALELLIAPGDRVVLEGNNQKQADFLSRSLAKVDPGKLHDLHMIMPSVSRAEHLDLFERQIARKLDFSFAGPQSLRISQLLEDGLLEVGAIHTYIELYSRLLVDLIPNVALVAGFQADRHGNIYTGPSTEDTPALVEPTAFSDGIVIFQVNEIVDELPRVDIPASWVDFVVVADKPFYIEPLFTRDPRHIKPVHVLMAMMAIRGIYEKHNVQSLNHGIGFNTAAIELILPTYGESLGLKGKICRNWTLNPHPTLIPAIETGWVESVHCFGTELGMENYIAQRPDVFFTGRDGSMRSNRMMCQLAGQYAVDLFIGATLQVDGDGHSSTVTRGRLAGFGGAPNMGHDPRGRRHPTPAWLDMAMPGGEAPVTMLERGKKLVVQMVETFQEGGKPTFVEQLDAVEVAKKSGMPLAPIMIYGDDVTHLLTEEGIAYLYKARSLEERQAMIAAVAGVTSIGLRHNPKDTERMRREGLIALPEDLGIRRNDASRELLAAKSIAELVDWSGGLYNPPAKFRSW
- the mdcE gene encoding biotin-independent malonate decarboxylase subunit gamma; protein product: MSRGLNWLQALAGGQAQAGYPASVKVVDGTLGDRTARYIAVVPDAENPFPRARNGEVGLLEGWALGKALDEVIEADCDKADKRVVVAIVDVPSQAYGRREEALGIHQALAGAVDGYARARLAGHPVIALLVGKAMSGAFLAHGYQAQRIIALRDPGVMVHAMGKAAAARITLRSVEELEALAESVPPMAYDIDNYATLGLLWETLSVENIEQPAAADLQRVRDCLAKAVEDIGSSSDLRGRLGAPNREASSRVRELLRAQW
- a CDS encoding SDR family oxidoreductase, giving the protein MKQKIVFITGATSGFGRATARRFAEAGWALVLTGRRSERLEELQSELSAKVPVHIATLDVRHAGAVKEVVEQLPAEFSQIDCLVNNAGLALAPQPAQQVDLTDWHTMIDTNITGLVNVTHALLPTLIATGKGASIVNIGSVAGHWPYPGGHVYGATKAFVEQFGYNLRCDLLGTGVRVTDIAPGMAETEFTLVRTKGDQAASDKLYRGTTPLTAEDIAEQIFYVATLPDHININRLEVMPTRQAWSPFNIDRDK
- the phnC gene encoding phosphonate ABC transporter ATP-binding protein, with protein sequence MNAAIRVERLNKTFAGKQALFDLGLAVQPGEMVALIGASGSGKSTLLRHLAGLACCDSSAGGRIEVLGREVQATGRLHGEVRRLRADIGYIFQQFNLVTRLSVLDNVLLGFLGRMPRWRGSLGMFSDEQKRQAMAALERVGLAERAAQRASTLSGGQQQRVAIARALTQQAEVILADEPIASLDPESARKVMEILADINRQDGKTVVVTLHQVDYALRYCSRAVALKGGRIHYDGPSAALSDRLLNDLYGADLDASLLFSDRARSAEPRQLQLVNG
- a CDS encoding biotin-independent malonate decarboxylase subunit beta, yielding MTDVSANTVARLLESRSFVELGARQRARALLDDGSFRELLDPFDRVTSPWLPKQGIVTQADDGVVVAKGTIDGQPAVIAAIEGAFQGGSMGEVGGAKIAGALELAVEDNRKGIPTRAVLLLETGGVRLQEANLGLAAIAEIQATIVELRDYQPVIGVVAGSVGCFGGMSIAAGLCSYLVVTREARVGLNGPQVIEQEAGLDEYDSRDRPFIWSLTGGEQRYASGLVDAYVADDTDAIRAQLHELFALGKPLQPRSRRHAWFLQRLADVDTRTQLDASAVRALYEGDAQ